Sequence from the Priestia megaterium genome:
TCTGCTGTTGTTCCTTCGTTCGTTAACGGATTTTTCCCATCGAAAAATCCCATAACTCCTTCCATGATGGAAATATCAGCATCTTCACTAGCACGAGCGACAATTTCTCTAACCATATCGTGCTCAAGCATCCAGCTGTCTATATTTCGAGACGTTCGTTCTGTAACAGCCGTATGATACGTTGGATCAATATAATCGGGTCCGCATTTAAACCCTTGAACTCTGTAACCAGCTTGTCTTAATGCTGCCATCAGCCCGATTGTAAGTGTTGTTTTCCCTACGCCACTTCCGGTACCGGCAATGACGAGTCTTCTGTTTGACATGTTGTTCTCTCCTTTAGTCATATGGAATAAGTGCCACTGAAATGGTTACATTCCCTGACTTTTTCTTCACAAGTTCAAGCTTATCAGCACCGCTGTATAACATAGCAGCAGGTTCACTAACGCCATATGCACCTGTATATTTAAAGACAGTATCTGAAGGCTGTTGGATACTTATGCTGTTTAGCTCTTGGGGCGAATAATAGACAAACTCCCAGCCGTACTTAGACGCCACTTCTAGTAGCCCTTCTTCATCTTTCTTTAACTCTATTGTACATAATGCTTTTACACTTTTCATTGAAAACTGAAGTTCAGCAAGCGTTTTTTCAATAACGGTTTCAATTTCAGCTGTACTTGTCCCTCGATTGCATCCCATCCCAATCGCTAATACTTTTGGTCGGTATAGAACACCGTTTTCTAAGATTGCTTCTTCCTCTTTTTTTAAATTACGATGCGTTACGACCAAAGCTGCATGTGGCGATGCTTCAAGAGCTGTCTGAATCGATGAATACGTTTTAATGTTAGCTGGAACAGGGTGCTCATAGTGCCACCAGTCCTTTTCACCTGATTCTTGAACCACTGCTATTTCTTCTTCATTCACCACAGAAGCGCTGACAGGCGTTAGTTTTTCTGCTGATTCCCACACCCATCCAAAGCGCTTACCAAATAAATCAACCGGAATTGTTTTTTGCACATCGGATGCCGTTGTAATAACAGGATGAGCTTCAAGAGCTGCCGCAACTTCACGCGTAAGCTCATTTGCTCCTCCGATATGACCTGATAGCACGCTGATGACATTTTCGCCTTTATCATCAATGACAACAACCGCAGGATCCGTTTTCTTATCTTTTAAAATAGGTGCAATCATACGTACAACTGCTCCCAGTGAGATAATAATAATAAGTCCTTTATACGATTCAAAAAGAGAAGGCAAAAGCATCCGAACGCTTCCTGAAAACAGCTGAATGTTCTGCTCTTGTTCGTCTCCTTTTTCAAACTTGCTCATGTAATACACATCAGACTGCTGAAAAGTGCGGCCTAGATTTCTTGCAATTTCTACGCCGTGCTTCGTGATGGCCACGACGGCATAATCCCCGCGCTGTGTAATGAGAGCTTTTTTTCCTTCTTGGAGTTGAATCATTCCGACTTCACTCCTCTTCGAAAGCCATGGGTAAATGTTTTATCATAAAGTTTTGAGCGATAATCTTTGTCATGAATGTGGGGGTCAAGTGCCCAGCCTGCCAAAATCATCGCCTGCTTGCGAATGCCGTTTGTTCGCATAGCATCATCCAGGTCCTTTACCGTCGTGCGAACAATTTTTTCATCTGGCCACGTTGCTTTATAGACTACTACAACCGGCGTGTCTCCACTCCAACCCGCGCTTATAAATTCTTTCATTACTTTTTTTGTGAGCGTCGCGCTTAAAAATAAAGCAATGGTACATTTATGTTTTGCTAAATCAGTTAATTTTTCAAACTCAGGTACAGGCGTTCTTCCTTCAGCACGAGTTAAAATAACTGTTTGAGTCAAATCTGGAATGGTTAATTCTGCTTCAGCCGCTGCAGCAGCAGCGAATACGGAGCTGACGCCCGGAACGATTTCAATATCAACACCTTCTCTTTTTAAAAGTACCATTTGTTCCATAATGGCTCCGTACATAGCTGGATCTCCGGTATGTACCCTCACAACCATTTTTCCTTCACGCATGCGCTCAAGCATAGTACCGACCATTTCTTCTAAATGCATACCCGCTGTTTTTAACACTTCAGCTCCTGGTTTAGACTTAGCAACTAGCTCTTGACTTACTAGTGAGTCAGCGTACAAGACAACATCTGCTTGCTGAAGTAATTTTAAGCCTTTTACTGTAATTAAATCTGGATCTCCGGGTCCAGCTCCGATTATGTATAACTTCATTTTCGCACCACCATTAGCGTTAAGTATTGTAAATCGGCTCCTTCTAGTTCTGAAGCCTTCCAGATAATTTCTTCATCTGACGTTACTTTTGTCACCACTGACGCTTTTTCAAGCAGATCAAGCTCTTTTAAAAGACCGACCATAAAATCGATGACTTTGGCCACTTTAATAAAAATGACGCAGTCGTTTTCCATTAATACTTTTTTCATTGTTTCATAATCTTCACGAGCAGGAACAATTGCTACGTGTTCATCACCGTCTGCTAACGGAATACCTAAACGAGATGCAGCTCCATTAATGGATGAAATACCAGGAATTACTTGAATCGGAGCTTCAGGGTGACGTTCTTGCATCAGACGCATCATGTGAATAAACGTACTGTAAAGCATAGGGTCGCCCTCTGTGACAAATGCTACATCTTTTCCTTCCTGGAGCTTTTCCCATACTCGTTCTACCGTTTCGGTCCATTTTCTTTCCAAAATAGCAGGATCTTTTGTCATTGGAAACACAAGGCCAAGCATATCTTTTTCATTTGCACTGAAATAGACATCAATAATTTTTTGGGCATAGCTTTTGCTTCCTTTTTGCTTTTTCGGATACGCAATAACGGGTGATTCTTTTAATTTACGAAATGCTTTTACTGTAATAAGTTCTGGATCTCCCGGTCCAACTCCAAGTCCGTACAATGTTCCAATCATATTCATTCTCCTCTTTTGGCTGTAATAATATAAATGGGGTTTAAAGCGTCAAATCGTGTTAAATGTAAAATGGGCTTGCTTCTTGAAATTTGTGCAAGGGTAACAGCAGTCTCAAACCCTCGTTCTTTAAAAGCTTTCATCGCTTCTGCTAAATTTTCAATCGTTACGGCATTTAATACGATGCGCCCTCCTGAATTTAATCGGCTGCAGCAAACATCTAAAATTGTTTCCATGCCTCCTGCTGTACCTCCAATAAACACCGCATCAGGATCAGCAAACTCATTGAGTCCTTCCGGTGCTTTTCCGTGCACAGTGTGGGCATCTACTCGAAATTTCGCTAGATTTTCCCTGCAGTTTTCTAAGTCTGCTTCATTTTTTTCCACGGCAAAAATTTGTCCTTCACGCGCAATTTTAGCCGCTTCAATTGCGACTGAACCCGTACATGTTCCGATATCCCATACGACGCTGTCTCTCTTTAGCTGCAGGGCGCTAATACTAAGTGTACGAACTTCTTTTTTGGTAATAAGTCCCTTGTCCGGCTTGCGTTGAATAAATTCATCGTCCTCTATTCCAAGAGGCCAGACTGAGCTTTTGTCTACCTGCTTTAATATCACGACATTAAGCGGAGAAAAGAGTTGATTCGCCGCCTCTTCCAACGAAAGCAGCTGACAGCGCTCCGTTTCTCCACCTAGGTTCTCTGCCACAAACATCTTGTATTCTGTCATGCCGAATGATAATAAGTAGTTTGCCAGAGCACTAGGAGAATTTTGCTCATCGGTTAGAATTGCCACTTTTTTATAGCCGTCAATGCGCTGAGCCAGCCCTTTTATGCTTCTGCCGTGCACGCTTGTAAAATAAGCGTCTTGCCATCGCTCTTTTAGACGTGAGAATGCAAGCTGAATAGAACTTAAATAAGGATATATTTCAACGTCTAGCTTCGTAGAAAGATAGCTCCCAATTCCGTAAAATAACGGGTCGCCTGAGGCTAACACAACCGCATTTCCTTCTTCGTTTTTTAAACGTTCAACAAGAGGAGAAAGCCCCCCTTCAATAGCTACTTTTTCTCCTTCGAAATCTTGAAAAAAATCAAGGTGACGCTTTCCTCCAATTAGCACATCACTTTCATACACCCACTGTTCATACATAGGAAGCAGACTTAACTTCCCATCGTCACCAATTCCAATAATTTTAATTGCCATGTTGCACCGCCTGTCCTAAAAAATCTCCTTTTAATGTGTAAAGAGACGTATCGACATCGATTCCGTCCCCTACTTCCTTTAATGCTGATAAACAGCAGTACTCGCACAGTTTTTCAAAAAACTGATGATGACCGCTTTGCGTCATTAAATCTCCCACTTGAGAAGCTGTGTTTGCACCTTTTATTTCCTCTACCAGTTCAGCAGAAGCGCCTGACTCAGAAGCTGCCTTTGCTAAAAAATTAAAATCAATGGGTGCACTTTTTGAATGAACCATCATAACGCCTTGCGCGACTTTTGAAAACTTTCCCATCATGCCTACGAGCGACACTTTTTTCATTCCTTGCTTTTTACATTGTTTTAAAGTAAATCCAACAAAATCTCCCATTTCGATAAATGCTTCTTCCGGAAGTTCAGGGAACTGTTTCATTCCATACTTTTCGCTTCGGCCCCCTGTAGTAATGACAACGTGCTCGCAATTACTCGCTTTAGCAACGCTGATTGCCTGCACGATACTTGCTTTATAAGCAGCTGTTGAGAACGGAACGACAATCCCCCGCGTCCCCAGTATCGAAATGCCTCCTAAAATACCTAGACGCGCATTTAATGTCTTTTTCGCCATTTCTTCTCCTTCAGGAACCGAGATGACAATCTTAACGCCTTTTTGTATATTGTATTCAGCTAGAAGCTGTTCAGCCGTTTCTTTTAGCATCTTTCTTGGAACAGGGTTAATGGCTGCCTCACCGACAGGAACTGGGAGGCCGGGCTTTGTCACACGGCCTACTCCCACTCCTCCATCAATGATAGTGTCTGCACCATTACACCACGAAACTTCAGAAATAATCAGCGCTCCGTGCGTGGCATCGGGATCGTCTCCAGCATCTTTAATAATGCTAGCTACAGCGCTGCTTGTGCGATACTCGCATTCTTCAAGATGAAACGTAGCAAAGCGGCCGACAGGTAAGTAAATCGTTGACTCATCTTGCACTTCTCCTGAAATTAGCGTAAGCAGAGCTGCTCTCGTAGCTGCCGTTGCACAAGCGCCCGTCGTATAGCCTTCTCTGAGTTTCTTAGGTTCTTTTGGTACTTCCTTCATGCGTTACACCTGATCTGCAAGAATTGAAATTGCATTTAATGCAGCAACCGTTACCGTACTGCCGCCTTTTCGCCCGATGTTTGTAATAAACGGCACGTCAAGTTTTGCAAGTTCTTCTTTAGATTCAGCTGCTGAAACAAATCCTACCGGCAGACCAATAACAAGCCCAGGCTTCGCTTCTCCTTCTTTAATCAAACGAATTAATTCAAGTAAAGCTGTGGGTGCGTTCCCAATTGCAAAAATTCCTCCGTCTGCTTCTTTGATGGCTTTTCGCATAGAAATAATTGCACGCGTTGTATTTAAGCGCTTTGCTTCTTCCATTACGTCCGGATCTGAAATATAAACTTTGATTTCACCGCCGTGTTTTTCAATTCGCTGCTTGTTTGTTCCTACTTGCACCATTTGTACATCTGCAACCACTTGCTTGCCGCTGCGAATGGCTTTAATTCCTGCTTGAATCGCATCCGGATGAAACAACATGCTGCGTCCAAGCTCAAAGTCTGCAGACGCATGAATTACGCGCTGAACAATTGGGTACTGTTCGTCTGTAAACGGATGAGGCCCAAGCTCTTCTGTAATCATTTCAAAACTTTTTCCTTCAATTTGCTGAGGCTGAACAGTTAACGGTTTAAATTCTGTACGAAAATCCATCTCAATCAACTCCTAGTTTGGTTTACTAAAGCATGAACCACTTCTTCAAACGTGGAATACACGGTCCCATACTCAATTTTCGGTCGCCCAATCATAATAATATCTAAGCCTAACTCTTTAGCTGCTTCCACTTTTTCATCCACAGATCCAACTTTTCCGCTTTCTTTTGTGACCATGACTGTCACTCCGTATTGCTTATACAGCGCTCGATCAAACTCTTTTGTAAACGGCCCTTGAATAGCAATAATATTTTTTTGCGGAAATCCTAATTGCTGGCACTTTTCCATATTATCCAGCCTTGGAAGCATACGAGCAACAAGCCGTACATCTGAAAGAGGAAGCAGCTTTTCTGTAAAAACCTGCAGCGTCTTGCTGCCTGTTGTCAGCATAATAACTCCTTTTTTCTCAGCTGCTACTTCTGCTGCTTCTTCATACGTAGAAACCATCGTCATATTATCATAGGTAAAAGCCTGCGAAGCCCGCTCATAGCGTATGTAAGGAATCGCTGTTTCAGCAGCCGCGCCAATAGCATTTTTAGATGCTTCTTCCGCAAAGGGATGACTTGCATCCACAATAGCTTTTACACTATGTTCGTTTACAAAATCCATCATATCTTCTTTTGTGAGACGTCCAATTTTCACTTTCACTTCTGCACGCTGTAATTCGATAGCTGCGTTTTCGGTTACAACCGTTGCCGTAACCTCATGACCTGCTTTTTTCACTTGCACGGCTAATGCACGTGCATCGCTAGTTCCGGCTAACAATAAAATCATTTTAGCTCGCCGACCTTATCTTCACGGTGGTCATGGTCATGATGGTGATGATGGTGATCGTGGTGATGGTGTCCGTGATCATGGTCATGATCGTGATGATGGTGGTGATCAATATGCTCCATAATGCCGAGGCGATATTGACACGTAT
This genomic interval carries:
- a CDS encoding cobalt-precorrin 5A hydrolase; this translates as MIQLQEGKKALITQRGDYAVVAITKHGVEIARNLGRTFQQSDVYYMSKFEKGDEQEQNIQLFSGSVRMLLPSLFESYKGLIIIISLGAVVRMIAPILKDKKTDPAVVVIDDKGENVISVLSGHIGGANELTREVAAALEAHPVITTASDVQKTIPVDLFGKRFGWVWESAEKLTPVSASVVNEEEIAVVQESGEKDWWHYEHPVPANIKTYSSIQTALEASPHAALVVTHRNLKKEEEAILENGVLYRPKVLAIGMGCNRGTSTAEIETVIEKTLAELQFSMKSVKALCTIELKKDEEGLLEVASKYGWEFVYYSPQELNSISIQQPSDTVFKYTGAYGVSEPAAMLYSGADKLELVKKKSGNVTISVALIPYD
- the cobM gene encoding precorrin-4 C(11)-methyltransferase, producing the protein MKLYIIGAGPGDPDLITVKGLKLLQQADVVLYADSLVSQELVAKSKPGAEVLKTAGMHLEEMVGTMLERMREGKMVVRVHTGDPAMYGAIMEQMVLLKREGVDIEIVPGVSSVFAAAAAAEAELTIPDLTQTVILTRAEGRTPVPEFEKLTDLAKHKCTIALFLSATLTKKVMKEFISAGWSGDTPVVVVYKATWPDEKIVRTTVKDLDDAMRTNGIRKQAMILAGWALDPHIHDKDYRSKLYDKTFTHGFRRGVKSE
- the cobI gene encoding precorrin-2 C(20)-methyltransferase, which encodes MIGTLYGLGVGPGDPELITVKAFRKLKESPVIAYPKKQKGSKSYAQKIIDVYFSANEKDMLGLVFPMTKDPAILERKWTETVERVWEKLQEGKDVAFVTEGDPMLYSTFIHMMRLMQERHPEAPIQVIPGISSINGAASRLGIPLADGDEHVAIVPAREDYETMKKVLMENDCVIFIKVAKVIDFMVGLLKELDLLEKASVVTKVTSDEEIIWKASELEGADLQYLTLMVVRK
- the cbiE gene encoding precorrin-6y C5,15-methyltransferase (decarboxylating) subunit CbiE; the protein is MAIKIIGIGDDGKLSLLPMYEQWVYESDVLIGGKRHLDFFQDFEGEKVAIEGGLSPLVERLKNEEGNAVVLASGDPLFYGIGSYLSTKLDVEIYPYLSSIQLAFSRLKERWQDAYFTSVHGRSIKGLAQRIDGYKKVAILTDEQNSPSALANYLLSFGMTEYKMFVAENLGGETERCQLLSLEEAANQLFSPLNVVILKQVDKSSVWPLGIEDDEFIQRKPDKGLITKKEVRTLSISALQLKRDSVVWDIGTCTGSVAIEAAKIAREGQIFAVEKNEADLENCRENLAKFRVDAHTVHGKAPEGLNEFADPDAVFIGGTAGGMETILDVCCSRLNSGGRIVLNAVTIENLAEAMKAFKERGFETAVTLAQISRSKPILHLTRFDALNPIYIITAKRGE
- a CDS encoding cobalt-precorrin-5B (C(1))-methyltransferase, producing the protein MKEVPKEPKKLREGYTTGACATAATRAALLTLISGEVQDESTIYLPVGRFATFHLEECEYRTSSAVASIIKDAGDDPDATHGALIISEVSWCNGADTIIDGGVGVGRVTKPGLPVPVGEAAINPVPRKMLKETAEQLLAEYNIQKGVKIVISVPEGEEMAKKTLNARLGILGGISILGTRGIVVPFSTAAYKASIVQAISVAKASNCEHVVITTGGRSEKYGMKQFPELPEEAFIEMGDFVGFTLKQCKKQGMKKVSLVGMMGKFSKVAQGVMMVHSKSAPIDFNFLAKAASESGASAELVEEIKGANTASQVGDLMTQSGHHQFFEKLCEYCCLSALKEVGDGIDVDTSLYTLKGDFLGQAVQHGN
- a CDS encoding precorrin-8X methylmutase; amino-acid sequence: MDFRTEFKPLTVQPQQIEGKSFEMITEELGPHPFTDEQYPIVQRVIHASADFELGRSMLFHPDAIQAGIKAIRSGKQVVADVQMVQVGTNKQRIEKHGGEIKVYISDPDVMEEAKRLNTTRAIISMRKAIKEADGGIFAIGNAPTALLELIRLIKEGEAKPGLVIGLPVGFVSAAESKEELAKLDVPFITNIGRKGGSTVTVAALNAISILADQV
- the cobK gene encoding precorrin-6A reductase — its product is MILLLAGTSDARALAVQVKKAGHEVTATVVTENAAIELQRAEVKVKIGRLTKEDMMDFVNEHSVKAIVDASHPFAEEASKNAIGAAAETAIPYIRYERASQAFTYDNMTMVSTYEEAAEVAAEKKGVIMLTTGSKTLQVFTEKLLPLSDVRLVARMLPRLDNMEKCQQLGFPQKNIIAIQGPFTKEFDRALYKQYGVTVMVTKESGKVGSVDEKVEAAKELGLDIIMIGRPKIEYGTVYSTFEEVVHALVNQTRS